The Torulaspora delbrueckii CBS 1146 chromosome 1, complete genome DNA segment GTAACTCGGCAGATCATGCTCATCGTCAACATTTTTACTCCAGGGCCAGTTTAGATGATCTGTGACATCAATAAATCCTACacctcttctcttcaacaatcCCTTCTCAGACTCTCTCACCTCAATCCTCTCGCCCTtaccaatttcaagaatccTGACATCATTTGAGCCAATTGCAACACACAAGCACACCAAAGATATGAACACGAACAGTCTCGATCTCATCTTGTCATTTCACTCTTGACAGTGTTTTTAGTAGAACTCCGTGAATGATCTTAAACTACCCTGATTATATGTACTGTCGCTCTCAGAAGCTCTGTGGTATGCTCATCAGCGCTAAGAAATATTCACTGAAAACTTGATGAATAAGACAACTTTTTCCGTCGACATCTAGATTGGACAAGATGAGTGATATAATGCTTAAACGGTCTATACAACTAAAATATgacatcttcctcttgttcttctaCGACCGTTGCAGATTGGGCATCAGCCGCAGTGTCATCGTCTTTATTCACTTCATTGTGTGATCCTTcttgctgttgttgcttaGCCAATTTCGCCTCTTTCATCTCAGCATCTAATCGAGCTGTCTCGagctgtttcttctcttgcaccttcttcaatctaTAAAACTCTTCTCTGTCCAATTCATCCAATTCACTGTTGATGTAAGCAATGGTGTTCTCGGTTCTTGGGATAATGACATGCTCAATAGCATTGACTCTTCTATTTGTCACTTTGATAACTTCATCCAGGATGATAAATGCGGTCTGTAATGAAGCCAATTCCACCAAGGTCTCCACAGCTTTGGAGTAAATCTCCTTGGCACGCTGGACTTGTTGACCACCACGTCCCAGACCCgtcaatttgaaatcattgataTTGGCATCAATATACGACTCGAATTGTGGTAGGTAAACACCACTAACATTCTCTTGGCGAGCTTTAACCTTGAATCTAGCATTAGAAACACTTTCTTGCACTTGGTATCCTATGTTCTCACCTGTTGCGTACGAGACTTCTGCTAACGAAAACGCGGCAGTTTGCATAACACGACCCATCTTTTGCTTGGCATCATCAATTCGCTTCGTAATATCACGAAACCGCTTGGTCAAAGCCTCAGACTTACGTTTTAACAGCGAATAACCCTGGTTTGCACCTTTTAGCTTCGTTTTCATCAACCCTAGCGTCATACGCGTAGGGAAGACCTGTTCTCTTGTGCCAGACATACTGATTGCTCAATCCTAACTGCTTTCAACCTCCTTAGAACCCCCAATGGCCCATTTAACCATCTAACATCTCTCGTCATgaatcaacttcttgtATGTTTAAAGGCCCCCGGTCCCTAAGCTTGCAACCAAGCAGCATAAGCTGGGTAACAAGGCGATTGAAATTTGTAGTGTCTAGTCGATGAGCAGGACAGCTTTAAAGATTGGACGAATTGGGCTTGTAAAAGGGCATAAGTGTGCTAATGGATGATATTAGTCGATATGTGGCTGATGAGGACGATTTAGCGTTTGAATACGAATTGCAACGGACTCCGCAGAGTGTAGTTACATGGAGAAGGTACTTGGATAGCTGGAAGGAGGATGGGAGACCTGATAGCCATATTGTTTGGCTTTACGAACGGTTCTGTCGCCAGTTTCAAAGTGATATGGAAATTTGGGAGGATTATATACAGTGGTTGCTCCAAAGATGTGGGAAAAGTGTGGAATATACAGATATTATGGAACTATTCATACGAAGCCTATCTTATTGTGCTAAGAATTGTGAAGACTTGTGCATAATGTTTTTGGAGTTTGCAATAGGTCAATTGGATCTGAAATATATCAGGATGGCATTCGACATTTCGCTCAAGAGACTTCCGAGAGACGGTCATGGGCGTGTTTGGGAGAAAGTACTGCGATTCATTGACGAGACTTTGTCCCCATTGACTCGCAATGAGGAAACGGAAtatgatgatattttcgAGGAATTGAGTATCCTCATTTACAAAGgactatttgaaaaaactgATGAGGGGAATCATGAATTAGATCTGTGGACATCGCTTATCCTGAAGAGATACTTGGATGTATGTCCAAGCGAACAGAGACCCTTGAATGTGATTCGAATAGCACAAACGGGTGATCATGACTTTCTCTATACAGCATACCGCAAGTTTTATGGCAATGGACCTCAGTCAACGCTCCCGTACTCTACTAATCTCCTGTACCTTGAGTCATTGGAATCCCTGAATAAAAGAGAAGCGTACGAACAATTTATCACCGAGTTGGCCGGAGTATTCCCTGAGAACTGGGTCGAATTGAAAGTAACACTTGTCAAATTCTACATCAAGTCAGCGCAACACGATAAGATAGTTCACGTGTTGGAAGATTCTTTGGCCAGGACTCAGAGTGTCCAGGAATTTTCTGTGCTCTATAGCACATACCTGAACTATGAGAAAGCATTTATCGACATCGTTCTGCAGGAGTTAAAAAATAACTCACAAGTCATCGGTGATTGGGAACAGCAAGTTGAAAGTCATCTGAGTCGGCTTCAAGGTCTTATTGAGTCGTATGAGATACGGCTCAATGATATTAAGATCAGGAGAAATCCCAATTTGGTTAGCAATTGGTCGGAGAGAGCGACTCTGTTTCCCGCGGCTGCTGGAAAGTGTGATGTATACTCGCACGCTATACTGACCATCGATCCTTATAGAGTTAACATTCCCGGTTCTCTCGGCAAGCTATGGTGTGCTTACGCGGAGCTTTATTGGGAAGCAGGAGATTTCGATAGTGCTCGCGAAGTTTATGATCGAGGACTCAGAGTACCTTATCCATACCTACAAGACCTTGAGGAGCTATGGACAACATGGGCTGAACATGAATTGgaaagcttttcaataGAATTTGCCATTAAGCTGATGGAAGACGCTTTGCAAGTTCCTGAGAATCCTGAGCTATTAGTGGATagattcaaagaaggagacaAGAAAGTACCCGCGCAGGCTGTGGTTTTCACCTCTTTGAAACTCTGGTTGTTATACTTGGATTTTACAGAGTCTCTTTCTTATGATTCTTCAGAGTACACCGAAAAGACCATTGCACTTTATGAACAAATGATTGCGTTAAAGGTGGCGACACCGATGGTGTTCATAAACTACGCACATTTCTTGCAAGAACATAGGGAAGAGCTTTCTAGTTTCCAAGTTTACGAACGTGCAATTGGAACTTTCCCACCAGAAACACAACTTGAGATATGGGATCTGTACTTGACAGAAGGGACCGCTGAAGACAGTCCCCTTGCAAAAGAGCAAATCAGAGATTTGTTCGATCAGGCACTAGAGAACTTGACcaatggaagaattgattgTAAAACTATTTTCCTTTTGTACAGTGATTTTGAGGAGCAATGTGGTCTGCTAAATAGATGTTGTGAAATCCTCTTGCAAGGCGCCAGAAAGACAGCCAATCTGGAAGACAAGATAACCTTGTGGCAAATGTGCATCTCTAAAGCAAAAGCACTGTTGGGTAACGAAGAATCACGGAAATTGTATGAAGAATGCATCCAATCTTTACCTAATTCTCAAGTAATGAAATTCGTTGTGGACTTTGCAAGAACAGAAGCGGTTCTTGGGGAAATCGAGAGAGCAAgagaactcttcaaatacGGTGCCCAGCTCCTACCACCAGGAAGGAATGGTCTTCTATGGGAAAAATGGGACGAGTTTGAAGTAAGAAATGGTAATAAGGAGAGCTACAAGGACATGTTGAAActcaaaagaaaattggagAAGGAAATGCGGATTGAGACCGAAGCTGAAAGTCAATTGGAAGGTAATATTGCCTTTGTTGCCGCTTCAAAACAGAACGTTGTTAATCCGGAAGAAATAGAGTTGAATATATAGTTATTAACATGCATAAATACTTTTCATGATATCAAATTGTCATAAGAATGTTTCTTTCTTAGCGCTCAATCCAGTCTGCTGAACTCATCTGATGCAGTCTGCTCAATGCTCTTGCAAACGCAAATCTTTCCTCGTCCAATGCAAACATTTGAGACtttttggcaatttctttgGAGAACCCATGCTTCTTAACTAAagcatcatcttcagtGTCCTGTTCACTAGCGGAGTCATCTTTAATATCCGCTTTGAGTTCGAAACTGTTCAGAATATCTTCAGGCTCAACGAATAAAGAGGTGAAATCTGCAGCGCCAGTTGTTGCCAGTTTACCACCACTATCATAGACAGCGTCCAGGAACGTAATGAATCTTCTCACCTCATC contains these protein-coding regions:
- the VMA8 gene encoding H(+)-transporting V1 sector ATPase subunit D (similar to Saccharomyces cerevisiae VMA8 (YEL051W); ancestral locus Anc_5.518), translated to MSGTREQVFPTRMTLGLMKTKLKGANQGYSLLKRKSEALTKRFRDITKRIDDAKQKMGRVMQTAAFSLAEVSYATGENIGYQVQESVSNARFKVKARQENVSGVYLPQFESYIDANINDFKLTGLGRGGQQVQRAKEIYSKAVETLVELASLQTAFIILDEVIKVTNRRVNAIEHVIIPRTENTIAYINSELDELDREEFYRLKKVQEKKQLETARLDAEMKEAKLAKQQQQEGSHNEVNKDDDTAADAQSATVVEEQEEDVIF
- the SYF1 gene encoding mRNA splicing protein SYF1 (similar to Saccharomyces cerevisiae SYF1 (YDR416W); ancestral locus Anc_5.519) translates to MDDISRYVADEDDLAFEYELQRTPQSVVTWRRYLDSWKEDGRPDSHIVWLYERFCRQFQSDMEIWEDYIQWLLQRCGKSVEYTDIMELFIRSLSYCAKNCEDLCIMFLEFAIGQLDLKYIRMAFDISLKRLPRDGHGRVWEKVLRFIDETLSPLTRNEETEYDDIFEELSILIYKGLFEKTDEGNHELDLWTSLILKRYLDVCPSEQRPLNVIRIAQTGDHDFLYTAYRKFYGNGPQSTLPYSTNLLYLESLESLNKREAYEQFITELAGVFPENWVELKVTLVKFYIKSAQHDKIVHVLEDSLARTQSVQEFSVLYSTYLNYEKAFIDIVLQELKNNSQVIGDWEQQVESHLSRLQGLIESYEIRLNDIKIRRNPNLVSNWSERATLFPAAAGKCDVYSHAILTIDPYRVNIPGSLGKLWCAYAELYWEAGDFDSAREVYDRGLRVPYPYLQDLEELWTTWAEHELESFSIEFAIKLMEDALQVPENPELLVDRFKEGDKKVPAQAVVFTSLKLWLLYLDFTESLSYDSSEYTEKTIALYEQMIALKVATPMVFINYAHFLQEHREELSSFQVYERAIGTFPPETQLEIWDLYLTEGTAEDSPLAKEQIRDLFDQALENLTNGRIDCKTIFLLYSDFEEQCGLLNRCCEILLQGARKTANLEDKITLWQMCISKAKALLGNEESRKLYEECIQSLPNSQVMKFVVDFARTEAVLGEIERARELFKYGAQLLPPGRNGLLWEKWDEFEVRNGNKESYKDMLKLKRKLEKEMRIETEAESQLEGNIAFVAASKQNVVNPEEIELNI